In the Lentisphaera araneosa HTCC2155 genome, CAGGATATAACGGCATGGCGTTTATTGCCTTAGCAAAAGAGTTGGGCCACGAAGTTTTAATGCCGTTGAAAATGAGTCATCTAGCTCAGAAAATGAACGATTCTAAGAAACGATCTCTTGTTCACGAGATTAAACTCACTCGTTCACACCTTAAAAACTATCCAGATCATCAACATTTACTAGGAACAACTCTTAAAATTCGTCTTATCAGAACACTGGGAACGTCCAAACTTAAATCGCAGGTTTTAATCACGACCTTACTGGATGACGCCAAATTCTCATGGAAAGAACTCTCAGGTTTATACCGTCAGCGCTATCTTGTGGAAGTAGCCTACCGACACCTGAAAGTTAACCTTAATCTGGAGTCGATTCGGAAGCGAAAATTTTCAAGAATTAAAAAGTTTATGTATGCCGCCATTGCTTTATACAACCTAGCGGCGGTATTACGGAATCGAATTAAACTACCTGAGATATTGCCAGAGGATCACGGCACGAAGATGTACTGCTTTTCCTTTTGCTTAAACCGTATTTGCGTTTTTTGCCTCGCGATCCTTAATCCATTTAGAGGCTCGAAAAAAGCATTGGCGAATTGCTTAAGAGCAGTCAAAAGCTGTTGGTATATTTATAAACCATGGAGGTCTTCTCCTAGAATATGTAATACTCCACCTTCAAAATTCACTGTGCACAAAGGAAAAGTAAAATATAAAGAAATTGAAACTGCGCAATTCCTCAATGCTGAGTATCAAATATTAGGGGTTCAATATGGCCAGATTTCATGATGAAAAATCCTTAAGTTCCCTCCCATTAGGGGGGGGGAGACAAATATTACTTTAAAATATACCTCCATAGGAATAAGGAGGGCTTAGCTACGGGAGGAACACAGCTGAGCACGAGCGGAAAATGAAATTTCGACCGTGATGAATTAAGTGATTGAGAAGCTTTAAGGGGGAGGGATGAGGGTGAAATCAGAAAATGTCTACAATTTCCTCGCCAGCTTCAGCTGCTTTTTGTTTAACGCTCGGTTTCTTGCCAGCAGATTTTTTAATGACTGATGAAGGCAAGTAGCGGTAATAAACCGTTAACATCAAAGCACATTTTGTGGTAGAGTACACTTGATTATCAATTAACTGATTACCACAATGATTTAATTCAAGTGGGGTAGGACTCAGCCAGTAACCATCAGGATGTTGATTTTCTATTAATATTTTTTGGAATTTTTTATTCCACGTATTCCATCCACTACCACCACGTTGAAACAAGACTTGAGTTGTATAGTACCAAAAATAAAGTGCCATTTCTCCATTATCTCTCCACGCAAGATGCTGGATAT is a window encoding:
- a CDS encoding transposase — encoded protein: GYNGMAFIALAKELGHEVLMPLKMSHLAQKMNDSKKRSLVHEIKLTRSHLKNYPDHQHLLGTTLKIRLIRTLGTSKLKSQVLITTLLDDAKFSWKELSGLYRQRYLVEVAYRHLKVNLNLESIRKRKFSRIKKFMYAAIALYNLAAVLRNRIKLPEILPEDHGTKMYCFSFCLNRICVFCLAILNPFRGSKKALANCLRAVKSCWYIYKPWRSSPRICNTPPSKFTVHKGKVKYKEIETAQFLNAEYQILGVQYGQIS